The DNA window CGCGAGCGAAGAATACTGATGACGGCACCCGACGAGCTGGTCGGCCCGCGCGTGCTCCTCCGGCCGTTCGCCCTGGCCGACGTGCCGGCGGTGCTGGCCTACGCATCCGATCCCGAGGTGACCCGCCACCTCCAGTGGGACGCCTACGACGACCCGGCCACCGCGGCCTCGTTCATCCGCTCGACGCTCGGCGGGGGGGAGACGTGGTTCGCGCGCGCCATCGTGCTGCGCGAGACGGACGCCGTGATCGGCGGCGTCGACCTCCGCGTCGTCTCCCCGCCCGACCGCCGCGCCGAGCTCGGGTACGGCCTGGCGCGCGCCTACTGGGGACACGGCTACGCCACCGAGGGGGCCGGGCTCCTGGTCCGCTTCGGCTTCGAGCGGCTCGGCTTGACGCGCATCCAGGCGGCGTGCGCGGTCGAGAACGAGCGGTCGATGAAGACCCTCGAGCGGCTCGGCATGCGGCGCGAGGGACGCCTCGCGCAGTACCGCTGGAAGGCGGGGGCGGCGCGCGACCTGTATCTCTACGCGATCACGCGGGCGGACTGGGACGGCGCGTAAGCCGCCGTCTCACTTCACGAGCGCCATCTTGCCGCTGCCGCACTTGGCGCAGCCGCCGGCGAGCGGGGCGTCGTCGATCTCCATCGAGATGGTGTGCCAATCGATCCCCTTGTTGTCCACCGCTTTGTCCATGACCAAGGTGGCGAACCCGGTCACCGTGTTGGTCAAGGTGTTGCCGTTGCACTTGACGATCGGGATCAGGAACTGCCGCTGCCCGCTGTTGTACACGCAAACCAATTTATGAATCGCGGAGCCGTGGGAGCCGGTCACGGTCGAGATGGTGTCGCCGACGCTGTAGGTCGGGATGGTCTTGCCTCCCCCCCCGCACGAGCTGGCGATCCACTGCTCGATGTCGCCCGTCGCGTTGCCGCCGGAGAAGGTCGTCCACGCCGTGCGGGGCTCCGTGTCCTTCGGAAACTCGGTGTCGGAGGGCATGCAGGAGTTGCTGAAGCACTGATCGATCTCCGGGAACAGGCATTCCCCGAGGACGATGGGGAGGGTGGGCTGCGCCTTGGAGATGCCCTGGAAGGAGGCGATCGCCTCCTTCTGGAGAGTCGAGGTCTTCATGCCGATGAGGCCGGCCACCACGTTGTTGACCGTGATGCTGGGCGTGGCGCGCACCGCGCTCGGGTTGATGCTCGTCTCGGTGAACACGCCGCTGATGTAGGTGCCGACGTGGACGTCGGCCGCCGCCATCGTGAAGGTCTGCCCGTCGACCTTGTTCTTGGCGACGACGCTCGTGGCGTCCGACTTCGCGGTGTTGGCCGAGCCGCCCTTCAGCAGGTTGCGTGCCCCCGCCGACGCGGCGATGTCCGCGACGGTCTGCAGCTCGGTCGCCGAGGTCCCGAGGTGACCGATGTCGATACCGACCACCGTCAGGGCGAAGAAGGCGCCGGTCAGCCACAGCGCCATCAAGATGGCGGCCTGCCCGCGCTGGCCTTTACGCGTCCTCTTCATCGCTACCTACGGGTAGCAACTTCGGTGCCTCCTCCCCGCTCCCCGCGCCGCGGCACATGCGCGCCCCGGCCAGCGGCAAAAATGTGATGCTTCCGTCGCGGCCGTGCCGGACGCCCCGCCCGCCTTGACAGCGCGCGCAGCGACGCGGGATGGCTGTGCAATATGAATGTACCCACCGGGCCGCTCGCGGGCATCCGGCTCCTCGACCTCGGCACGCGCGTCGCGGCGCCCTTCGCCGCCACGCTCCTCGCCGATCTCGGCGCCGAGGTGATCAAGGTGGAGCTGCCGGGGCAGGGCGACTTCCTGCGCTCGATCGGCCCCTTTGTCGACGGCTACTCGCTCTTCTGGGCGGTCGAGAACCGGGGCAAGAAGTCGATCACCTGCGATCTGCGCAAGCCGGCCGGGCAGGCGTTGCTCAAGCGCCTCGTGCCGCTCGTCGACGTGGTGGTCGAGAACTTCCAGCCCGGCACGCTC is part of the Deltaproteobacteria bacterium genome and encodes:
- a CDS encoding GNAT family N-acetyltransferase; protein product: MTAPDELVGPRVLLRPFALADVPAVLAYASDPEVTRHLQWDAYDDPATAASFIRSTLGGGETWFARAIVLRETDAVIGGVDLRVVSPPDRRAELGYGLARAYWGHGYATEGAGLLVRFGFERLGLTRIQAACAVENERSMKTLERLGMRREGRLAQYRWKAGAARDLYLYAITRADWDGA